In Symmachiella dynata, the following are encoded in one genomic region:
- a CDS encoding COX15/CtaA family protein, producing MKPTVYQPWVFRFAVFTACVALLPIVMGGLVTTMKAGMAFADWPSSDGHGMFAYPWLQSAGDKFFEHGHRLAGMLIGFVSIVLAAILWVCEKRTWVRWCGVAVLLCVIAQGLLGGQRVLLDQLGLAFLHGGFANLVFAFMAAVALFTSRGWLNAAEKTVPNNIHRIRTFAAASTAVLFVQYILGGLLRHLGWWPHQHLGFAVVVFVVVSMTVWVARTDKQPWIWKPAHWLALMLVAQIALGLGAWVTKFGFGNYLVVEGSLSQVIFRTAHFVLGLLTFMVSVNLLLRAARLCAVNDGSRNNAPVMENSFVSPNQFSLQGGAR from the coding sequence ATGAAACCAACCGTCTATCAACCCTGGGTCTTTCGATTCGCCGTGTTTACGGCGTGCGTGGCCCTGTTGCCGATTGTGATGGGCGGGTTGGTGACCACGATGAAAGCCGGCATGGCGTTCGCCGATTGGCCTTCGTCGGATGGGCACGGCATGTTTGCCTATCCTTGGCTGCAATCGGCCGGGGACAAATTCTTCGAACATGGACACCGCTTAGCGGGGATGTTGATCGGCTTTGTGAGCATCGTGCTGGCGGCAATCCTGTGGGTGTGTGAAAAACGCACCTGGGTCCGTTGGTGCGGAGTGGCTGTGCTGTTGTGTGTGATTGCTCAAGGCCTGTTGGGTGGCCAACGCGTGTTGCTGGACCAACTCGGACTAGCATTTTTACACGGTGGATTCGCGAATTTGGTCTTTGCATTTATGGCAGCGGTAGCGCTGTTCACCAGTCGTGGTTGGCTGAACGCCGCGGAAAAGACCGTCCCGAATAACATTCACCGCATTCGCACCTTTGCAGCGGCCAGTACGGCTGTGTTATTTGTCCAATACATTCTGGGCGGGCTGCTGCGGCATCTGGGTTGGTGGCCGCATCAACACCTGGGTTTCGCTGTGGTGGTCTTCGTCGTGGTCTCGATGACCGTCTGGGTCGCACGGACCGACAAACAGCCTTGGATTTGGAAACCGGCCCACTGGCTGGCATTGATGTTAGTCGCGCAAATCGCCTTGGGCCTGGGAGCCTGGGTAACGAAATTTGGCTTTGGCAACTATTTGGTTGTCGAGGGCTCACTGTCACAAGTGATCTTTCGCACAGCGCATTTCGTCCTCGGTTTGCTGACGTTCATGGTTTCGGTGAATCTTCTGCTCCGTGCCGCACGCCTTTGTGCGGTGAACGACGGTTCGCGGAACAACGCACCGGTTATGGAAAACTCCTTTGTTTCGCCCAATCAATTCAGTTTGCAAGGAGGCGCCCGATGA
- a CDS encoding cytochrome c oxidase subunit I: MSIATHDTAGAHSHDDHAHGGHPEIGFVRKYIFSTDHKVIGIQFLITTLLMLMVGGALALAVRWQLAFPWQWMPIAGDLEVFKDQGGIISPEFYTMLFTMHATVMIFLVIIPVLAGAFGNFLIPLQIGADDMAFPTLNMLSYWFMWPAIALFGLSFVIGGVTAGPAAGWTSYPVLSAIASAAPGSGSSQTVWLLAVTCVGVSSMMGSVNYMTTIINMRAPGMTLFRMPMTIWGMFITAILQSFALPVLTAAGFMVLCDRTLGTCFFVPAGLVVNNADPTIGGGQPLLWQHLFWFYSHPAVYIMLLPAMGMVSDMLCAFARKPLFGYKPMVYSLAAIAGLGFIVWGHHMFTSGMNPALGMTFMVSTMMIALPSAVKTFNWIGTLWGGNLIFTTPMLNSVAFISMFIVGGLSGIFMAAVPVDLYIHDSYFIVAHFHYVLFGATLFGVFGGIHFWFPKMFGRMMNDNVGKLHFVLTFIGFNGTFFTMHLLGVAGMPRRLADPFNYPYLEHLLPLNQFMTYSAMLMGFAQFLLLGNFFYSMFWGPKCGRNPWNANGLEWDAPSPPPHGNFDSIPIVYRGPYEYSSPLTDKDYLPQTEYIPPRPQPGTT; the protein is encoded by the coding sequence ATGAGTATCGCGACGCACGACACGGCCGGCGCCCATTCGCACGACGACCACGCACATGGGGGTCATCCCGAGATCGGCTTTGTCCGTAAATATATCTTCTCGACCGACCACAAGGTCATCGGCATTCAGTTTTTGATTACCACATTACTGATGCTGATGGTTGGGGGTGCGCTAGCACTGGCGGTCCGCTGGCAACTGGCGTTTCCATGGCAATGGATGCCGATCGCCGGCGACCTGGAAGTCTTCAAAGATCAAGGGGGGATCATCTCTCCCGAGTTTTATACGATGCTCTTCACCATGCACGCTACGGTGATGATCTTTTTGGTCATCATTCCTGTGCTGGCAGGAGCGTTTGGTAACTTTTTGATTCCGCTACAAATCGGCGCCGATGATATGGCGTTTCCGACGCTGAACATGCTCAGCTATTGGTTCATGTGGCCAGCGATCGCCCTGTTTGGCTTGAGCTTTGTGATCGGCGGTGTCACGGCCGGCCCCGCTGCGGGCTGGACTTCCTATCCGGTCCTTTCAGCCATCGCCTCGGCTGCCCCTGGTTCCGGCTCATCCCAGACGGTTTGGTTGTTGGCCGTCACCTGCGTGGGTGTTTCCTCCATGATGGGTTCGGTCAACTACATGACCACGATCATCAACATGCGAGCTCCGGGAATGACCTTGTTCCGCATGCCGATGACGATTTGGGGAATGTTCATCACGGCCATCCTGCAATCTTTTGCTCTGCCAGTATTGACGGCTGCGGGTTTCATGGTGCTGTGTGACCGGACATTGGGAACCTGCTTTTTTGTGCCAGCTGGACTGGTCGTGAACAATGCTGATCCCACAATTGGTGGTGGTCAGCCGCTGTTGTGGCAACACCTGTTTTGGTTCTATTCGCACCCGGCTGTGTACATCATGCTGCTGCCGGCCATGGGCATGGTTTCGGATATGCTGTGTGCATTCGCCCGCAAACCATTGTTTGGTTACAAGCCGATGGTGTATTCACTGGCGGCGATTGCCGGACTGGGCTTTATTGTGTGGGGCCACCACATGTTTACCTCCGGCATGAATCCTGCGTTGGGCATGACGTTCATGGTTTCGACGATGATGATCGCCCTCCCCTCGGCGGTGAAAACCTTCAACTGGATTGGCACGCTGTGGGGTGGCAATCTGATCTTCACGACACCGATGTTGAATTCGGTGGCATTCATCTCGATGTTCATCGTCGGCGGCTTGAGCGGAATTTTCATGGCAGCGGTGCCGGTCGACCTGTACATTCACGACAGTTATTTCATCGTGGCTCACTTCCATTACGTCTTGTTTGGAGCCACGTTGTTCGGTGTGTTCGGTGGGATTCACTTTTGGTTCCCCAAAATGTTCGGCCGCATGATGAACGACAATGTGGGCAAACTGCACTTTGTGTTGACGTTCATCGGATTCAACGGCACGTTTTTCACCATGCACCTGTTGGGTGTGGCCGGAATGCCGCGTCGATTGGCCGATCCGTTTAACTACCCCTACTTGGAACACCTGTTGCCGTTGAATCAGTTCATGACCTATTCAGCCATGCTGATGGGATTCGCGCAATTCCTGTTGCTGGGCAACTTCTTCTACAGCATGTTCTGGGGTCCGAAATGTGGCCGCAATCCTTGGAATGCCAACGGGCTGGAATGGGATGCTCCGTCACCCCCGCCGCATGGCAACTTTGATTCGATTCCGATCGTCTATCGCGGACCGTACGAGTACTCCTCGCCGCTCACCGACAAGGATTACTTGCCGCAGACGGAATACATTCCGCCGCGTCCGCAGCCCGGAACCACTTAG
- a CDS encoding cytochrome c oxidase subunit II: MRKFWCLFFMFWPTLAIAVCVVAPTNGWWFPSVAPWELGQQIDDLFNLLLIITTVVFIGTQVALGYVLWKGTTVKKGGAWFSHGSHNLEVIWTILPAIILLFISLYQMDVLARIRVMSQFPEQARDAPVAEVSARQFEWRIRYPAPGKKLMPQPQPTDLYTVNDLHVPVGKPVMIRLRSEDVQHSFGLPELRLMQDAVPGLVIPVWFQSNTTGKYDIVCKELCGWGHYKMQGELTVELQEEYDAYLQALQAKMNDDGFSAEANNAVAQSNEE; the protein is encoded by the coding sequence GTGAGAAAGTTTTGGTGCCTATTTTTTATGTTCTGGCCGACGTTGGCCATCGCCGTGTGCGTGGTTGCCCCCACGAATGGTTGGTGGTTTCCCAGCGTCGCTCCGTGGGAACTGGGCCAACAGATCGATGACTTGTTCAATCTGTTGCTGATCATCACAACGGTCGTGTTCATCGGTACGCAAGTCGCGCTGGGTTATGTACTTTGGAAAGGAACGACCGTCAAAAAAGGCGGTGCCTGGTTCAGCCATGGTAGCCACAACCTGGAGGTGATTTGGACAATCCTGCCGGCGATCATTCTGTTGTTCATTTCGTTGTACCAGATGGATGTGTTGGCACGGATTCGTGTGATGAGTCAGTTTCCCGAACAAGCCCGCGATGCTCCGGTGGCGGAGGTTTCTGCTCGGCAGTTTGAATGGCGGATTCGTTATCCGGCGCCGGGCAAAAAACTGATGCCGCAACCACAACCGACAGATCTGTACACCGTGAACGACCTGCACGTGCCGGTCGGTAAGCCGGTCATGATCCGTCTACGCAGTGAAGACGTGCAACATAGTTTTGGCCTTCCAGAATTACGATTGATGCAGGACGCGGTGCCCGGACTCGTAATTCCCGTCTGGTTCCAATCCAACACAACTGGCAAATATGACATTGTGTGCAAGGAACTATGCGGTTGGGGGCACTATAAAATGCAGGGCGAGCTGACGGTTGAGTTGCAAGAAGAATACGACGCATACCTGCAGGCCCTGCAGGCAAAAATGAACGACGACGGCTTTTCGGCCGAAGCGAACAATGCTGTGGCCCAAAGCAATGAGGAATGA
- a CDS encoding c-type cytochrome, giving the protein MKPRFVILSAASLLAVTLAGCGDFKSVFSYNKTTDELIEPAQTVVKTELQENFGTPEALVAWLKFQFDFGDEESVTVKVNSFDTAAKGVVVVDNTDDLGVDLEGATLKLSTDAVHDIVSYDSESGQLHVTPPIATELTDEDSVTIVTKPQGWKLVRGRNLYMIHCVHCHGVSGDGAGPTAQYLNPLPRDYRKGIFKFTSTISTEKAAHRDFRQTLYDGIQGTSMPSFKLKLIGDDMDAVIAYVLFLSSRGEYEINLGNELKVLGGSKQEVDDRLREETGLTRQQVFKEFNEQEEISTGLTELSDEVALILSEDWERANSPEVEVFPKKPRPEPTAESIARGRALFISKDAKCSDCHGMQGNGNGPQTEAYQQLPGSSLTYDKPGLYDDWGHPIKPRNLHTGIYRGGRRPLDIYRRISAGIKGALMPGFGTSLSDDQIWDLVNYVMSIPYENNLSPESVPAEKTVAEHITK; this is encoded by the coding sequence GTGAAACCCAGATTCGTTATTCTCTCGGCTGCCTCGCTGCTGGCTGTGACCCTCGCTGGTTGCGGTGACTTCAAGTCCGTGTTTTCGTACAACAAAACGACGGATGAGTTGATCGAACCGGCACAAACGGTCGTAAAAACCGAACTCCAAGAGAATTTCGGAACTCCTGAAGCCTTGGTTGCCTGGCTGAAATTTCAGTTCGACTTCGGCGATGAAGAGTCCGTGACGGTCAAAGTTAATTCTTTTGATACGGCCGCGAAGGGAGTCGTCGTGGTGGACAACACCGACGACTTGGGAGTCGACTTGGAGGGAGCAACGCTCAAGTTGTCTACCGACGCCGTGCATGACATTGTCAGCTACGACTCGGAGTCGGGTCAGTTACATGTCACTCCTCCGATTGCAACGGAATTGACCGACGAAGACAGCGTGACGATTGTGACCAAGCCTCAAGGCTGGAAACTGGTCCGCGGTCGCAATTTGTATATGATCCATTGCGTGCATTGTCACGGAGTCAGCGGAGATGGTGCCGGACCGACGGCGCAATATCTCAATCCGCTTCCGCGCGATTATCGCAAAGGCATCTTTAAGTTTACTTCTACAATTTCAACAGAAAAAGCTGCGCATCGCGACTTCCGTCAGACACTGTATGACGGAATCCAAGGCACGAGCATGCCCTCTTTCAAGTTGAAATTGATCGGTGACGACATGGATGCGGTCATCGCCTATGTGTTGTTCTTATCCTCGCGAGGCGAATATGAGATCAATCTTGGCAACGAATTAAAAGTGCTTGGTGGCAGTAAACAGGAAGTCGACGATCGTCTTCGGGAAGAAACGGGACTCACTCGGCAACAGGTTTTCAAAGAATTCAATGAACAAGAAGAGATCAGTACGGGTTTAACCGAACTATCCGATGAAGTGGCGCTGATTCTGTCTGAGGACTGGGAACGAGCCAATTCGCCGGAAGTTGAGGTCTTTCCGAAAAAGCCGCGCCCGGAACCGACGGCTGAGTCGATTGCCCGCGGCCGCGCCTTGTTCATCTCCAAGGATGCCAAATGCTCGGACTGCCATGGCATGCAAGGTAATGGGAACGGTCCGCAAACAGAGGCTTATCAGCAACTTCCCGGCTCTTCACTGACGTACGACAAGCCGGGGCTCTACGACGATTGGGGACACCCGATCAAACCGCGGAATTTACACACCGGTATTTATCGTGGCGGACGACGTCCGTTGGACATTTACCGCCGGATCAGTGCTGGAATTAAAGGTGCGTTGATGCCCGGCTTTGGGACGTCACTGAGTGATGATCAGATTTGGGATCTGGTGAATTACGTTATGAGCATCCCTTACGAGAATAACTTGTCCCCCGAGTCGGTACCGGCTGAAAAAACGGTTGCCGAACATATTACAAAATAA
- a CDS encoding carboxypeptidase regulatory-like domain-containing protein, with amino-acid sequence MTMNFHRQIRALRVLAVCAILMSGLCMIGGCNSNESGGQHVVLTDFGTGQESTALFPRRDVGPEATVTVTTPAAKAPEVKKPAAQKPAAEKPMKKVAAVSKPAVKSPAVKKPVVKKPAVETPVAKKPATETPVAKKTVEAKPVAKKPAAKKPVAKKPAPQKPAPKTEVALAPKPKPTPTPADDAGDVDDKGRPVLADGTGGFSGVITFDGKAPEPKFLYQKGGAPKDPEVCGLEAIPDQSLIVNQENNGVKNVFVYLRKKPRGFKPKPPKEALVFDQKYCVFLPHNLIVYAGREVLVKNGDPIVHNTHTNPVRNPGFNSAIGADDRVGVKLLYRRPESLPVKVVCDLHAWMSAYHSVLDHPFCASTDENGKFAIPNLPPGNYTFTVWQEKPGYLTKSLKVTVKAGEYTEEPLKYAAKDFAQHNGPTAKVLVLNTGR; translated from the coding sequence ATGACAATGAACTTCCACCGACAAATTCGTGCCCTTCGAGTTTTGGCAGTCTGCGCCATTTTGATGAGCGGTCTGTGCATGATCGGCGGCTGTAACTCGAATGAATCGGGCGGTCAACATGTGGTGCTGACCGACTTTGGAACCGGTCAAGAATCAACCGCACTGTTCCCGCGGCGAGATGTCGGGCCGGAAGCCACCGTCACCGTCACCACTCCAGCCGCCAAGGCTCCTGAGGTCAAAAAGCCGGCCGCCCAAAAGCCTGCTGCTGAAAAACCGATGAAAAAAGTGGCCGCTGTTTCGAAGCCCGCAGTCAAATCGCCGGCTGTCAAGAAGCCTGTTGTTAAAAAACCGGCCGTGGAAACGCCTGTTGCGAAGAAGCCAGCGACTGAAACACCTGTTGCCAAGAAAACTGTCGAGGCAAAACCGGTTGCCAAGAAGCCGGCTGCTAAGAAGCCAGTCGCCAAGAAACCGGCTCCCCAAAAACCGGCCCCTAAGACTGAGGTGGCATTGGCTCCCAAGCCAAAACCAACGCCCACTCCGGCCGATGATGCCGGTGATGTCGACGACAAAGGACGTCCCGTATTGGCTGATGGCACTGGAGGATTCTCGGGGGTCATCACATTTGATGGCAAAGCTCCGGAACCCAAATTTTTGTACCAAAAAGGTGGAGCTCCGAAGGACCCGGAAGTGTGTGGTCTGGAAGCGATTCCCGATCAATCACTGATCGTCAATCAAGAGAATAATGGCGTGAAAAATGTGTTCGTCTATCTCCGCAAAAAGCCCCGCGGGTTTAAGCCCAAACCGCCGAAAGAGGCGTTGGTGTTTGACCAAAAATATTGTGTCTTCCTGCCGCACAACCTGATCGTCTATGCAGGTCGCGAAGTGTTGGTTAAGAATGGCGACCCGATCGTACACAATACGCACACCAATCCAGTTCGCAATCCCGGGTTCAACTCGGCGATCGGTGCGGACGACCGCGTGGGTGTCAAACTGCTTTATCGCCGTCCCGAGAGCTTGCCGGTCAAGGTGGTGTGCGACTTGCACGCTTGGATGTCGGCTTATCATTCGGTGCTGGACCATCCGTTTTGTGCCTCCACCGATGAGAATGGCAAATTTGCAATCCCCAATCTTCCACCTGGGAATTACACCTTTACTGTGTGGCAAGAAAAGCCGGGTTACTTGACCAAGTCTTTGAAAGTCACCGTTAAAGCGGGCGAGTATACCGAAGAGCCGTTGAAATACGCGGCCAAAGACTTCGCTCAGCACAATGGTCCCACCGCCAAGGTCCTGGTGCTGAACACCGGTCGCTAA
- a CDS encoding carboxypeptidase-like regulatory domain-containing protein — MTIKSAGGEDEGTAEVDPDDAGVSGYGTLTGRVTFDGTPPNLTPLVNQGDAGVKDSSVCSIEAVPDESLEIDPATKGIGNVVIYLAKPPKYINPDLASAETDVEPAVFDQKGCKFFPHILPVRVDLDQPLVVKSDDGIAHNTHTYPQRNSQFNQAVKANDRDGIPIKYSRAESEPLRVTCDYHSWMKAYHFPIDHPYFAITKPDGTFTIEGLPAGKHEFKVWQERGGLIDRKLEVTINPDETTTIDPAKTTYSPDKFKL; from the coding sequence GTGACGATTAAGTCCGCCGGTGGCGAAGACGAAGGAACCGCTGAAGTGGATCCGGATGACGCCGGGGTGTCAGGCTACGGCACTCTCACCGGTCGGGTTACGTTTGATGGCACGCCGCCGAATTTGACGCCGCTGGTCAATCAAGGGGATGCCGGAGTAAAGGATTCCTCGGTTTGCTCGATTGAGGCAGTCCCCGATGAATCGTTGGAAATCGATCCGGCGACCAAGGGTATTGGGAACGTGGTTATTTACTTGGCCAAACCTCCCAAATACATCAATCCTGATCTGGCCTCAGCGGAGACGGATGTCGAACCGGCGGTGTTTGACCAAAAGGGATGTAAGTTTTTTCCGCACATTTTACCGGTCCGCGTTGACTTGGACCAACCGTTGGTGGTCAAAAGCGACGATGGCATTGCCCATAACACACATACGTATCCGCAACGGAATTCGCAATTTAACCAAGCGGTCAAAGCTAATGATCGTGACGGGATTCCGATCAAGTATTCCCGTGCAGAAAGCGAACCGCTCCGCGTGACCTGCGACTATCACAGTTGGATGAAGGCCTACCATTTTCCGATCGATCACCCCTACTTTGCAATCACCAAGCCGGACGGGACGTTTACGATCGAAGGACTGCCGGCAGGCAAACATGAATTCAAAGTCTGGCAAGAACGTGGTGGACTTATAGACCGAAAACTGGAAGTTACGATCAATCCGGATGAAACCACAACGATCGATCCGGCAAAAACCACCTATTCTCCAGACAAGTTCAAGCTATAA
- a CDS encoding c-type cytochrome encodes MPANEEFWRRPSRMHVVFAISALVLTFATVLMLVKDYDDEWRVYQRKFSKLDAQRAEREEKAIADKAYLETEADLKGKLKDAEDDVKSRQAEVEEIEKEISELETVTLALNRSVKFKRAERDKARADYDLAISKDAPKARQDQLKEIFDSKQAIVSDMEQELSEQTEALNNNTAVLKELRSAQSAAEEELKDHTKDFVRIQGDRLAKEPESWVAITKKTFVNIPLLDLNPTNKIQQIWLPDLTINLGGMKDVPRFDRCITCHLATDRVAAGNVAEFPESEYEHPFATHPRTDLFITASSPHSQAKFGCTICHDGQGSGTSFHNASHTPNNPVIAAEWKKEYDYFHNHFWENPMYPDRFKESTCLKCHHGVTELAEHPKFGASAPKVVDGWETVEKYGCFGCHEIRGYDGLKSIGPDLRLEPNTPEQAAKIAEDPNAVPGKLRKVGPSLRHIKSKVTTGWTQVWVEEPKSFRPSTRMPQFFHLSNQQDEVAKKYSPVEIAGTVAYLMSRSEDFEELSPAEGYTPEAERGKNTFATRGCLNCHNHADFPDSHSDFGPDLTKVHEKLLPGEAGFRWLYTWIREPSRYHARTKMPDLFLDPEVKDGVTIDPAADIAAYLQQGGSKNFGKLEWNGPGVDADKSALDEMVQMFLGKAISVRSAKQAMIDGKLPANMTEETIKGDEIELFGETITEEMKLRYVGRRTISRYGCYGCHDIPGFEDARPIGTALQDWGRKDPSKLAFEHIGEYLHHFGEPNGSSTAERAKLAVMNAENESFPADENPETELAVAYFYDQINHHGRPGFAWQKLRAPRSYDYRKIETKGYDERLRMPKFPFSEEENEAVVTFVLGLTADPPEPEYVYTPTGPDKDRLEGEKLLKKYNCTGCHMLDMPEIIAAIDPDELLATDTSGEYPEALELLYKLKPIHNGETGETMHLPATEYDEARDLPVISFHGMATATPDPDDAIEDQEYSFQLWEPLQVGETLMLPSEPMLVPAQQLVSNNKGRGGEFARFLVKYLVEQDNQLQSADAWQMSPPPLYQEGIKVQTPWLYKFLKNPDKLRFSTVLRMPKFNMSDEEALVLANYFAAVNGAEYPYQDIPEREPEYLSKQNAKYPHYLEESWKLFNIPRPDGLCVKCHQFGGMEYTSTDPKDKRGPNLNRVESRLRPDWTLLWISNPKWITPYTAMPQNFKKATPQFPQFFGGEGDVQTRAIRDALMNYHRLMEQNEKVAGSETAPGQAGGE; translated from the coding sequence ATGCCGGCTAACGAAGAATTCTGGCGACGTCCGAGTCGAATGCACGTGGTGTTTGCCATCAGCGCGCTGGTGCTCACGTTCGCAACGGTATTGATGCTCGTCAAAGATTACGACGACGAGTGGAGGGTCTATCAACGCAAATTCTCCAAATTAGACGCCCAGCGCGCCGAGCGCGAAGAAAAGGCGATTGCCGACAAGGCTTACCTGGAAACCGAAGCGGATTTGAAAGGCAAACTCAAAGACGCTGAGGATGATGTGAAGAGCCGGCAGGCAGAAGTTGAGGAGATTGAAAAAGAGATCTCCGAGCTGGAGACTGTTACGCTGGCTCTGAACCGATCCGTTAAATTCAAACGGGCGGAACGGGACAAAGCGCGGGCCGATTATGACTTGGCGATCAGCAAAGATGCTCCCAAAGCCCGTCAGGATCAATTGAAAGAGATTTTCGACAGCAAGCAGGCCATCGTCTCCGATATGGAGCAAGAGCTGAGCGAGCAAACAGAGGCTCTGAACAACAATACGGCTGTCTTGAAGGAACTTCGCTCCGCCCAGTCGGCAGCCGAGGAAGAACTCAAGGATCACACCAAAGATTTCGTCCGTATTCAGGGCGACCGGTTGGCCAAAGAGCCGGAGTCATGGGTTGCTATTACCAAGAAGACTTTCGTCAATATCCCGCTGCTGGATCTCAATCCCACGAACAAGATCCAACAAATTTGGCTACCGGATTTGACGATCAACCTGGGAGGGATGAAGGACGTTCCGCGGTTTGATCGTTGCATCACCTGCCATCTCGCGACGGATCGTGTGGCAGCTGGAAACGTTGCCGAATTTCCCGAGAGCGAATACGAACACCCTTTCGCCACGCATCCCCGGACCGATTTGTTCATCACAGCATCCAGTCCGCACTCGCAGGCAAAGTTCGGCTGTACGATTTGTCATGACGGCCAAGGCTCTGGAACCAGTTTTCACAATGCCTCGCACACGCCCAACAATCCGGTCATCGCCGCAGAGTGGAAGAAGGAATACGACTACTTCCACAACCACTTTTGGGAAAACCCGATGTATCCCGATCGCTTCAAGGAGTCGACCTGCTTGAAGTGTCACCATGGCGTGACGGAATTGGCTGAGCATCCTAAGTTTGGTGCCAGCGCCCCCAAAGTGGTTGATGGTTGGGAAACGGTCGAAAAATATGGTTGCTTTGGCTGCCACGAAATCCGTGGTTATGACGGTTTGAAATCGATCGGGCCGGACTTGCGTCTGGAGCCCAACACCCCTGAACAGGCGGCCAAGATTGCTGAAGATCCCAACGCGGTTCCCGGCAAACTGCGTAAGGTCGGCCCGTCGTTGCGGCACATCAAGTCGAAAGTGACGACTGGATGGACACAAGTCTGGGTCGAAGAGCCCAAGAGCTTCCGCCCCTCAACGCGCATGCCACAGTTCTTCCATCTGTCGAATCAACAGGATGAAGTCGCCAAGAAATACAGTCCCGTCGAAATTGCTGGAACGGTTGCTTACTTAATGAGCCGTTCTGAAGATTTTGAAGAGTTGTCCCCTGCGGAAGGTTATACACCGGAGGCAGAACGGGGCAAAAACACGTTCGCCACACGCGGATGTTTGAATTGCCACAATCACGCTGATTTCCCGGACAGTCATTCCGACTTTGGTCCGGATCTGACCAAGGTGCATGAAAAATTGCTGCCGGGCGAAGCGGGATTTCGTTGGTTGTATACCTGGATCCGCGAGCCAAGCCGTTACCATGCCCGCACAAAGATGCCCGATCTGTTTTTAGATCCGGAAGTCAAAGACGGAGTCACGATCGACCCGGCAGCGGACATTGCTGCTTACCTTCAACAAGGGGGATCGAAGAACTTCGGCAAGCTCGAATGGAACGGTCCGGGTGTGGACGCGGATAAATCGGCGCTGGACGAAATGGTGCAAATGTTCCTGGGCAAAGCCATTTCCGTGCGATCAGCCAAGCAAGCAATGATTGATGGAAAACTTCCCGCAAACATGACGGAAGAGACCATCAAAGGGGATGAAATTGAATTGTTCGGTGAAACGATCACCGAAGAAATGAAGCTGCGTTACGTCGGCCGTCGCACGATTTCGCGCTATGGCTGTTACGGTTGCCATGACATTCCCGGCTTTGAAGACGCGCGTCCGATCGGAACCGCGCTGCAGGACTGGGGACGCAAGGATCCGTCGAAATTGGCCTTTGAGCACATCGGCGAATATCTGCATCACTTCGGTGAACCCAACGGGTCCAGCACAGCAGAACGAGCCAAACTGGCGGTGATGAATGCGGAGAACGAGAGCTTCCCCGCCGATGAAAACCCTGAAACGGAATTGGCAGTCGCCTATTTCTACGACCAAATCAATCACCACGGCCGTCCTGGTTTTGCGTGGCAAAAACTACGTGCCCCGCGGAGTTATGATTATCGCAAGATCGAAACCAAAGGTTACGATGAGCGGTTGCGGATGCCGAAATTCCCCTTCAGTGAAGAGGAAAACGAAGCGGTCGTGACCTTCGTGCTCGGTTTAACAGCCGATCCTCCGGAACCGGAATATGTCTATACACCGACCGGACCGGACAAGGACCGTCTGGAAGGTGAGAAGCTGCTGAAGAAGTACAACTGCACCGGTTGTCATATGCTCGATATGCCGGAGATTATTGCGGCAATCGACCCGGATGAGTTGCTGGCCACCGATACCAGCGGCGAATACCCAGAAGCACTGGAACTGCTTTACAAATTGAAGCCGATTCATAACGGCGAAACCGGCGAGACGATGCATCTGCCGGCCACGGAGTACGACGAGGCGCGGGACCTGCCGGTGATCAGTTTCCACGGCATGGCCACGGCGACTCCCGATCCGGACGATGCCATCGAAGATCAAGAATACTCATTCCAGCTTTGGGAACCACTGCAGGTCGGTGAAACATTGATGCTCCCCTCGGAGCCGATGTTGGTTCCGGCCCAACAACTGGTGTCCAACAACAAAGGTCGCGGCGGAGAGTTCGCGCGTTTCTTGGTGAAATATTTGGTCGAACAGGACAACCAATTGCAATCGGCCGACGCGTGGCAAATGTCACCTCCGCCGCTGTACCAGGAAGGGATCAAGGTCCAAACGCCTTGGCTGTATAAATTCCTCAAAAACCCGGACAAGTTGCGTTTCTCGACAGTGTTGCGGATGCCCAAGTTTAATATGAGCGATGAAGAGGCCCTGGTTTTGGCCAACTACTTTGCCGCTGTCAACGGGGCAGAATATCCGTATCAGGACATCCCAGAGCGGGAACCGGAGTACCTGTCGAAACAAAACGCAAAGTATCCGCACTATCTCGAGGAATCCTGGAAGCTATTCAACATTCCTCGTCCGGATGGTTTGTGCGTGAAGTGTCACCAGTTCGGTGGCATGGAATATACATCGACCGATCCCAAAGACAAACGAGGACCGAACCTGAATCGGGTTGAATCACGATTGCGACCTGATTGGACGTTGTTGTGGATTTCGAATCCGAAATGGATCACGCCCTACACAGCGATGCCGCAGAACTTCAAAAAGGCCACTCCCCAGTTTCCGCAGTTTTTCGGAGGCGAAGGAGATGTCCAGACGCGGGCCATCCGCGATGCGTTGATGAATTATCATCGCTTGATGGAACAGAACGAAAAAGTCGCCGGCAGCGAAACCGCTCCGGGTCAGGCGGGAGGCGAGTAA